Below is a window of Halobaculum lipolyticum DNA.
ACCTGACACAGTCCGGAGCGGCTCACGGGAGTTCACCCGCTCGAACCGAAGGGCGCGTTGGGTTTGGCTCCACCGGGGATTCCCGGTCGGTGGCCGACGGCGACGCCCGGCGAGGGGTTTACGGTCGCGCGCCGCCGAACGTCGGTGTGGATCGCGACGTCCTCGTCCTCGGGATCGCGGCCGTGCTCGCCGGCCTGACGGCCACCCTCGTCACGCTCGGCCTCACGCACTCGCCGTTCATCCTCGTAGCTGCGCTCCCGACCGGCGCCGGCGCCTACTTCATGTGGTATCAGGCGTCCGGCCGGATGCGGGAGGACCTGCGTGCGCGCGCCGCCCGCGAGCGGGCGAGTGCGGGGCGGAGACGCGCGCCCGGCGGCGACTCCCGGTTCGCCCGGGAGGCCCGCGAGCGCGCCCGGATGGGCGACGGGGGCCGCGTCGGCGCCGGACGCGGCCGCGGTCCCGGCGGCGCGCGAGCGGGCGCCGGCGCCGGCGCGTCGGCGACCGCGACCGCCGGGATGCCTCCGGGCGACGCGCGCCGGACCCTCGGCGTCGACGCCGGCGTCTCCCAGTCGGAACTGAAAGCCGCCTACCGGGACCGCGTGAAGGAGACCCACCCCGACTCCGGCGGCGACGAGGAGGCGTTCAAACGGGTGAACCGCGCCTACGAGACGCTGAAGGACGACTGAGCGTTCGTTCGCCCCGCCCGCCGTCGTCGGGGGCGGCGCCGGTACGCACGCCGACGGATCGATCGGTCCCTCTACTGTGGTATTGGTAGGCACACTCGTGAAAACCGTTATACTCGCCGGTCCCCACCGCTCGGGCATGGGCGCTGACCGGGCCGTGCTCACACGGACCATCGAGCGCGGCGAGCAGGAGGGCGGCAACGTCGAGTTCAAGACCCGCCTCACCCGGGCGGTCCACCTCGCGGACGGCCGCATGGAGTCGCTGGCGGCACAGCTCCGCCACCGGGTGCTCTCGGGCGACGGCGAGGCGCTGTACGTGGTCGGCGTCACCGACGACGGCGGCATCGCCGGCATCGCGCCGGCGGCGTTCTCGGAGTCGATGGACGTGCTCTCGCTGTTGGCCGAGGAGGCGGACGCCCACATCCACGACGTGGAGACGTGGGCCGCGGGGACCGGCGAGACCGAGGGCGGGCTGGTCGGTCTCGCGACGATCCGCGAGGGCGCCGCCTTCGCCGGCGAGGACGACCACATCGTCGTCGGCACCGCCGGCCACGTCGACCACGGCAAGTCCACCCTCGTCGGCACGCTCGTCACCGGGCAGGCCGACGACGGCGACGGCGGCACCCGTTCGTACCTCGACGTCCAGCCACACGAGATGGAGCGGGGGCTGTCCGCCGACCTCAGCTACGGCGTGTACGGCTTCGACGACGACGGGCCGGTCCGCACGGACAACCCCGACCGCAAGTCCGACCGCGCACGGGTCGTCGAGGAGGCCGACCGCCTCGTCTCGTTCGTCGACACCGTCGGCCACGAGCCGTGGCTACGCACCACGATCCGAGGGTTGGTCGGCCAGAAACTCGACTACGGGCTGCTCGTCGTCGCGGCCGACGACGGGCCGACGAAGACGACCCGCGAACACCTCGGCATCCTGCTGGCGATGGAGCTACCGACGCTCGTCGCGATCACGAAGGTCGACGCCGCGCCCGACGGGCGCGTCGAGGAGGTGGAGCGGGAGGTGGAGTCGATGCTGCGCGACGTGGGGAAGACCCCGCTGCTGGTCGAGCGCCACGGCGTCGCCACCGCCGTCGACGAGGTCGGCGACGGCGTCGTGCCCGTCCTCCTCACCTCGGCGGTGACGCGACAGGGACTCCCCGAACTCGACCGGATGCTGGAGACGCTCCCGAAGCGCGCCGACGACGCGGACGCGGACTTCCGGATGTACGTCGACCGCGCCTACGACGTGAAAGGCGTCGGCGCGGTCGCCTCCGGCACCATCCGGTCGGGCGAGGTGGAAGCCGGCGACGAACTCCTGCTCGGGCCGATGCCCGACGGGAGCTTCCGCGAGGTGGAGGTGCGGTCGATCGAGATGCACTACCACCGCGTCGACAAGGCCCGCGCGGGCCGGATCGTCGGCATCGCGCTCAAGGGGGTCCGCGAGGCCGAGGTCGAGCGCGGGATGGCGCTGGTCCCCCGCGACGCGACCCCGCGGCCGGTGCGGTCGTTCGACGCCGAGGTGATGGTGCTCAACCACCCCACCCGCATCCAGGACGGGTACGAACCGGTCGTCCACCTGGAGACGGTGAGCGAGGCGGCCGTGTTCTCCCCCGAGGGCGGGCGACTGCTCCCGGGCGACACCGGCGAGACCGAGGTCCGCTTCAAGTTCCGACCGTACCTCGTCGAGGAGGGACAGCGGTTCGTGTTCCGCGAGGGGCGCAGCAAGGGCGTCGGCACGGTGACCGGCGTGCGCTACGCCGACGAGTGAGGAACGCCGCGACCGGTCTCGGTCACGTCACTGCCGGTCTCGGTAACACCACTGCCGACTCCAGCCACACCAGCGCCGCCGATGGCGTCCCGCGGGGCGTCAGCCGTCGTCGTCGTGGTGCGTCCGGAGCGCGTCGGTCGCGACGTAGCCGCCGTCGCGCTCGGCGGCGAGGTCGAGCAGCACGAACCAGCCGAGCAGGTGACCGACGCGTTCGCGCCACACCGACTCCCACGCCGTCGTCCGGTAGCGTTCCCAGTCGGGCACGCGGTCGGCGAAGCCGTCGAAGGCGTCGCCGACGGTGAGCGGGCCGTCGGCGGCGAGGAGCGCGTCCACCACGTCGCTCGCGCCGTACACCCCCGCGAGCAGGTGCTCGCGCAGGTACTCGGGCGACGGGTCCGTCCGCAGCCGTTTGAACCCCTCCGGCGTCTCCGTCGCCAGTTCGAGCGCCCGGAGAAACGTCAGCCACGTCCGGGCCACGTCGCGCGAGCGGAAGCCGACCCGGCGCACGAGTCGGGCGCAGCAGTCGTCCTCGCTGCCGGGGACGAGCGGGACGGCCGCCTGCGCGTCGGCGACGAGACCGAGGTCGGCGGGCGGTTCGGGGACGAGTTTGAACTTCATCGGCCGCTACCGGTAGTCGAACGACTCCGCGAGCAGGTCCTCGTGGGTGTCGCCCAGCGCGTACGTGGGTCCGTCGAGCACGTCGACGGTGACGGCGGCGGGGGCGAACACCGACTCGTCGACCTCGTAGAAGTCGTAGTCCGCGTCGGCGAACACCTCCGCGAACGGGCGCCCGTACTCGTCGGCCGCGCTGGAGGGGAGTTCGTCGAAGCGGTCGAACTCCTCGCTCACGGTGAGGTGGACCTCCCCGCCGTACGCGACGGCGTCGTTGGTCCGGCCCATCGCCTCCGTCTCGTCGTAGCTGACCGGGGCGACCGGCGCGGAGCCGGCCGCCGACTGGACGTTCTCGGGGTCGTACCCCAACTCGAACAGGCGGAAGACGGCCAACTCCGCCGCGCGGGCGGCCGCGGTCACGCTCCCGGCGGTCGACCCGAGGGCGGTCGTCGGGAGGAACACCGCCTGCTCGTTCACGTTCGCCCGCTCTGCGACGTGTTCGGCCACGTCGTCGCCGGGGAGGGCGGCGCTCTCGACGCACAACACGGTGAGGTCGAACTCGTCGAAGTAGTCGAGCGCCTGGAACTCCCGCTCCTCGCCGACGAGCGCCCGGGCCGGTCCCGAGCCAAGCCCCGCGAACCCCGGCATGTCGAGTTCCCAGCCGGCCTTCTGGCAGCCCAGCAGCGCGACGCCGGGGTGGTCGGTCGTCAACTCGACGTACGGCGTCGGCGAGCCGTCGACCCGGCCCATCCGGCTCTGGAGCGTCGCCAGTCCGGCGGTCTGGATCTCCGCGAGGAGGAGCCCGGCTTCGAGACCGCCGTCGGCGTCGACGCCGAAGTCGACGACCGTCGCGCCCGAGTCGAGTTCGTAGCCGGCGATGTTCAACTCGTCGGCGAAGTCCAACGCCTCGTCGACCAACTCGACCGCCATGCGATTGAGACTGTCCATGGGCGCGATTGGACGGCCCGTGGGTTAAACTCGGTCTTGTGCGACGGTCGCGTCGGTCAGCGCCGATTCAGTTGGCGGCTCGGCACGGAGACCTCGCCGCCGACGTTCCGAGGTCCCCCTGCGGTCGACCTCGCCTCAGTCGTCGCCGACCGCGCCCGCGCCGAACTCCGCGGTGGCGGCGCCGCCCTCCGCGACCTCGGGCAGTTCCTCGCGCACGTCGTCGCCGCGGCCCTCGGCGATGACCTCGGCGTAGGCGTCGGGCAGGACGCGCGTGAACTCCGACGCGACGGACTCCCAGTCGGCGAGCAGTTCGGCCGCCCGGTCGCTGTCGGTGCGCGCGCGGTGGTTCTCGACCAGCCGGCGGAGCATCGCCTCGTCCTGGTCGGTGAGGTCGTCGCTCAGGCTCACCATCCCGTGGTTCGTCTTCGCGGCCAGTTCGTCGTCGGGGTCGTGGACGTACGCGACGCCGCCGGACATCCCCGCGGCGAAGTTACGGCCGACCTCGCCCAACACCGCGACGACGCCGCCGGTCATGTACTCGCAGCCGTGGTCGCCGACGCCCTCGACGACGGCTTTCACGCCGGAGTTGCGCACGGCGAACCGCTCGCCGGCCATCCCGTTGACGTACGCCTCGCCGGCGGTGGCGCCGTACAGCGCGACGTTGCCGATCAGGATGTTCTCGTCGGCCTCGAACGCCGCGTCGGCGGGCGTCTGCACGACGACCGTCCCGCCGGACAGCCCCTTGCCGACGTAGTCGTTGGCGGCGCCGACGAGGTGGGCGTCCACGCCGCCGGCGAGGAACGCGCCGAACGACTGGCCCGCCTGGCCGCGGAAGTCGAGGTCGAGGGTGCCCGCGGGGAGTCCGTCCTCGCCGTGGGCCCGCGAGATGCGGTTCGACAGCGTGGCGCCGACCGCGCGGTCGGTGTTGTCCACATCCGCCGAGAGGGCGGCCGGTTCGCCGCGCTCGACGGCGTCGCCGAGTTCCTCGAGGAGGTCCCAGTCGAGCGCGTCGTCGACGTCCGGGTGGTCCTGCTCGCGCACCTTGTGGCGCGGGCCGTCGTCGCCCGGCTCGGCGATGAGCGCCGACAGGTCGAGCTTGCTCGCCTTCGGGTGGTCGGTGTCGCGCTGGGAGAGACAGTCCACGCGCCCGACCATCTCGTCGACCGTCTCGAAGCCGAGGTCGGCCATGATCTCGCGCAGCTCCTGCGCGATGAACTGCATGTAGTTGATGACGTGCTCAGGCTCGCCGGGGAAGCGGTCGCGCAGGTCCTCGCGCTGGGTGGCGACCCCCACCGGGCAGGTGTTCTGGTGACACTGGCGCGCCATCACACAGCCCGAGGAGACGAGCGCGCCGGTGCCGAAGGAGTACTCCTCGGCGCCCAACAGCGCGGCGACCGCCACGTCGCGGCCCGTCTTCAGGCCGCCGTCCGTCGAGACGGTGATCCGGTCGCGGAGTCCGGTCGCCCGGAGCATCTGGTTCGCCTCGGCAACGCCGAGTTCCCACGGCAGGCCGGCGTTCTTGATGCTCGTCTTCGGCGACGCACCGGTCCCGCCGGAGTGGCCGGAGATGTGGACCACGTCGGCTTCCGCCTTCGCGACGCCTGCGGCGATGGTGCCGATACCCGCCTCCGAGACCAACTTCACGTTGATGTCGGCCTCCGGGTTGGCGGCCTTCAGGTCGTAGATCAGCTGCTTGAGGTCCTCGATGGAGTAGATGTCGTGCAGCGGCGGCGGCGAGATGAGGCCGACGCCCGGCGTGGAGTAGCGCACGTGCGCGATGTACTCGTTCACCTTCGCGCCGGGGAGGTGGCCGCCCTCACCGGGCTTCGAGCCTTGCGCCATCTTGATCTGGATCTCCTCGGCGCTCGTGAGGTAGTTCGAGGTGACGCCGAAGCGGCCGGAGGCCACCTGCTTCACGTTGCAGTTGCGCTCGGTGTCGAAGCGCTCGGGCGGCTCGCCGCCCTCGCCGGTGTTCGACTTCGCGCCGATCCGGTTCATCGCGATCGCGTTGTTCTCGTGTTGCTCGGGCGAGAGGCTGCCGAGGCTCATCGCGGCCGTCGAGAAGCGCTTCGCGATCTCGTCGACCGGCTCCACGTCGTCGACCGGGATCGGGTCGCGGTCGTTGTCGATGTCGAGGAGGTTCCGCAGTTCCGCGGGCGTGTCGGGGTCGTTCACCTGCGCCGAGAACTCCTCGAACGCCTCGCGGTCGCCCTCGCGGACGGCGCGGTGGAGCGCGTTCACCGAGTGGGGGTTCCAGCCGTGTTTGATCCCCGTCGAGCGGTGTTCGTACTCCCCCTGCGTCTCCAGCTTCGGGTCCTCGCCGAAGCCGACGTCGTAGCGGTCGCGCAGGTCCGACTCGATCTCGGGGAGCCCGATGCCGTTCGTCCGGATCTCGGTCCCCTCGAAGTACTCGCGCACGAGGTCGGAGTCCAGCCCGACGGCTTCGAAGATCTGGGCGCCCTGGTACGACTCGACCGTCGAGATGCCCATCTTCGCCATCGTCTTCAACAGCCCCTGTTCGAGCGCCGCACGGTAGGCCGCCAGCGCCTCCTCCTCGTCGGCCCCGTCGGGACCGGCGACGATGTCGCGCACGGTGTCGTACGCGAGGTACGGACACACCGCGCCGGCGCCGTAGCCGACGAGACACGCGACGTGGTGGACCTCCCGGGGGTCGCCCGACTCGACGACGAGTCCCGCGCGGGCGCGCAGCCCCTCGCGCACGAGGTGGTGGTGGACCGCACCGGTCGCCAGCAGGCTCGGGACGTGGATCCGGTCGGGACCCATCCCGCGGTCCGAGAGGACGACGACGTCGGCGCCGTCGCGGACGGCGTCGGCGGCGGCCGCGCGCAGGTCCTCGACGGCCGCCTGCAGCGAGTCGTCGGGGTCGAACGTCGTGTCAAGCGTGACCGACGTGAGCGCGCCGTCGGTCGCGTCGCCCAACTCGCGGAGGGTCGCCGTCTCCGCCTCGGTCAGGACCGGCGAGTCGTTCGCCACCTGTCGGGCGTGCTCGGGCGTCTCGCCGAGGAGGTTCCGCTGCGGGCCGAGGCGCGTCTCCATCGACGTGACCAGTTCCTCGCGGATGTAGTCGATCGGCGGGTTCGACACCTGTGCGAACAGTTGCTTGAAGTACGTGAACAGCGGGCGGTCGAACTCCGACAGCACCGACAGCGGCGTGTCGTCGCCCATCGAGCCGACCGGGTCCTTCCCCTGCTCGGCCATCGGGCCGATGAGGTGGTTCAACTGGTCGGTCGTGTAGCCGAAGGCGGCCTGCTTCGCCCGCAGGTCGCCGTCCGGCCCGGTCTCGGGGGCGGGGTCGGCGGCGGCGGTCACCTCGGCGAGGTCGCGCTGCTCGGCGTCGACCCACTCGCCGTACCGCTCGTCGGTGAGGTCGGCGAACACCTCCCGGTCGTCGAGCACGCGGCCCTCGTTGCGGTCGGCGACGAACGTCTCGCCCGGCCGGAGGCGGCCGCGCTCGCGCACCTCGCTGGGGTCGTGGTCGAGCGCGCCGACCTCGCTGCCCATCACGAGACGGCCGTCGGTCGTCACGTCGTAGCGGCACGGGCGCAGTCCGTTGCGGTCGAGGACGCCCGCGACGCGGTCGCCGTCGAAGCCGATGACCAGCGCGGGACCGTCCCACGGTTCGACGAGCGACGCGTGGTAGTCGTAGAAGTCGCGTCGCTCCGCGCTCATCGCGTCGTCCTTGCGGTACGCCTCGGGGATCATCATCCGCAGCGCGTGTGGAAGCTCGCGGCCGCCCTGCAGGAGGAGGTCGAGCGTCTCGTCGACGGAGGCGGTGTCGGACTGGTTCGGGTCCGAGATGACCGGGCGAACCGCGTCCAACTCCTCGTCGGTGAAGCCGCCGTCCGCGAGGTCGGACTGGCGGGCGCGCATCCAGTTGACGTTGCCCTGGATCGTGTTGAACTCGCCGTTGTGGACGACGTTGCGGTACGGGTGCGCGAGGTGCCACGCGCCGAGCGTGTTCGTCGAGAAGCGGGCGTGGACGAGCGCGACGCCCGACGCGAGCCGGTCGTCGCGGAGGTCGGGGTAGTACGCGTCGATCTGGTCGGCCTTCAACAGCCCCTTGTACACGACGCGCTGTCGGTCCAGCGAGCAGACGTAGAAGCGCTCGCCGCCGTCGACGCCCTCGACCGCGGACTCGACCGCCCGTCTGGCGACGTACAGCCGTCGGTCGAACGTCTCCTCGTCGAGGTCGGCGCCCGACGCGGGCGCGACGAACGCCTGCCGGACGTCCGGCTCGGAGTCGAGCGCGGTCTCCCCCAGGTCGGCGCCCGCGGCGTCCGTCGGCACGTCGCGCCAAGCGACCACCTCCAGATCGTAGTCGGCGAGCGTCGACTCGAACAGCTCCTCCAGATCGCCGCGGACGGCGTCGTCGACGGGCATGAACAGCGACCCGACGGCGTACGTCTCCGGGAGTTCGCCGACGACCGCCCGGAAGAACTCGTCGGGCCGTTCGATCATGATCCCCGCCCCGTCCCCCGTGTTCTGCTCCGCGCCCGTCGTCCCTCGGTGTTCCAAGTTCTCGAGGAGTTCCAGCGCGTCCGATACTACCTCGTGCGATCGCCCGCCGTCGAGGTCGACGACGGCACCCACACCACAGTTCGAGCGCTCGTCGTCGGGGTCCGCCAGGCCCTCGACGCGCGCCGACGCGTCCGGCTCAGTCATGCGTGCGTGTTGGACACCTCCCGGTAAAGGGTTGACCCTAAACGGCTAAGGGTGTGTTATTGGCATATTAGGTTGTATGAGGATCACCCTATGTTCTCGGACGACCGTGAACAACTAGAAGTCGGTGACGACGGCGACGGACTCGGATCCGAGTAGCGATCACGACTCCAGCGGTCCCCGGCACGCGGGAGAGGCGGCTGGCGTCGACGCGCTCAGTACGACTTCGCGAAGTACGCGGTTCGGGTGGCGTCGTCGTCACAGATCGCACACGTCTCGTCGTGGTCGCCCCCGTGGCGGTCGTCCTCCTCCTCGAAGGGGACCATCACGATCTCGGCGGCGATCTGGTCTTTCACCTCGGTCTCGCAGGCCTCGTCGCCGCACCACGGCGCCTTCACGTAGCCGCCGTGTTGGCCGATGGTGCCGAGGATCTCGTTGCGCGAGTCGGCCTCGCGCACCTCGCCCTCGAGGTTCTCCTCGGCGGCGGCGTACAGCTTCGCGTACACCTCGTCGAGGTGCTCCTGTGTCGTCTCGGCGACGTCGTCGCGGTCGACGGTCGTCTCCTCGCCGTCGGGGCGGTGGACGACGGTGACCTCGTCGTCGTCGACCTCGTAGGGACCGATCTCGAAGCGGACGGGGACGCCGTTCAGTTCGTGCTCGTTGAACTTGAAGCCGGGATTGCGCGTGTCGCGGTCGTCGAGTTCGACGCGGACGCCCGCCTCCTCCAACTCCTCGGCGACGCCCTCGGCGTACTCCAGCACCTCGTCTTTCGTGTCCTCCTGCCAGATGGGGACGATGACGACCTGCGTGGGCGCGACGGTAGGGGGAAGCACCAGCCCCTGGTCGTCGGAATGGGTCATGATCAGCGCGCCGAGCGCGCGCCACGAGAGCCCCCACGACGTCGTGTGGGCGACGCGGTCGGCCTCGTCCTCGTCGGAGAACGTGATGTCGAACGCCTCCGCGAAGCTGGTGCCGAGGTAGTGGGACGTGCCGCCCTGCACCGACTTCCCGTCGGGCATCAGCGCCTCGACGGTCGTCGTGGTGTCGGCGCCGGGGAACTTGTCGTGGTCGGGCTTCTGCCCGCGCAGCACGGGGATGGCGAGGAAGTCCTGGTACGCCGACTCGTACTGGTCGAGGCGGGTCATCGTCTCCGCCCACGCGCCCTCGCGGTCGGCGTGGGCGGTGTGGCCCTCCTGCCAGAGGAACTCCTTCGTCCGGAAGAACGGCTTCGTGTCCGTCGCCTCCCAGCGCACGACCGACGCCCACTGGTTGAGGCGGAGGGGCAGGTCGCGGTGGCTCCGCACCCACTGAGACATGTAGGGGGCGATGATCGACTCGGAGGTGGGGCGGACGGCGAGCCGTTCGTCCAACTCCTCGTGGCCGCCGTGCGTCACCCACGCGACCTCGGGGTCGAACCCCTCGACGATGTCCTTCTCGGCCTCGAGGTACGACTCGGGGATGAACAGGGGGAAGTAGGCGTTCTGCGCGCCGGTCGCCTTGAACTTCGCGTCGAGGAAGTTCTGAAGGCGCTCCCACAGCGCGTAGCCGCGGGGGCGGGTGATGATGAACCCGGACATGCCGTCGGGCGCGTAGTTCGCCAGCTTCGCTTTCTGCACTACTTCGGCGTACCACTCGCCGGTCTCGTACTCCTTCGACTTCGTGATGCCCAGCTCCTGTGCGTCGTCGCCGCCGGAGCCGGCGTCGTCGTGTTCGCTCATATGCGTCGATGTCGGACTGCCGTCTTAAACTCGGTGCGTTCGGTCCGTCGGGGCGTAGAAGTGGTGGCGTGGCTACGCGCCACGCGGCGGGAACGGGGGGCGAACGCGACGCTCGGCGTCGCCAGGTGCGGTCGTGGACGGAGACCGAGCGTCGGTCATACCCGGAAGGTGCGAGCGCGACGGCAAGAGCGTTCTCCCGGCGTGGCACTCGGTGACGCGTGTGGCGAACGCTTAGGCGGGACGCCCCGCGATCGATACGCGATGACGCTCACCCCGGTCGACCTCGCTGGCGACGACACGGACGACCTGCTCGCGCTGTTCCGGGAGTACGGCTGGTGGGACGACCGCGAGCGCGACGACGTGGAGCGCGCGCTCGGCAACACGGACCTGGCGATCGGTGTGCGCGAGCACGACGCGGACGAGCGCCCCGGGGACGGCGCCCTCGTCGCCGCCGCTCGGGTGATCACCGACTTCGTCTACTACGCCCGCGTGTACGACGTCATCGTCGCCCGCGACCGCCGCGGCGACGGCGTCGGCCGCGCCCTACTGGAGAGCGTCGTCGGCGACGAGCGCCTCGCGGACGTGAACCCCGTCCTCCTGTGTCGCGAGGGACTGGTGCCGTTCTACGAGTCCGTCGGCTTGGAGCGCTACCCCGAGTCGGTCGCCGTCCCCGACGACGACGTCGACGGCGAGGAGGTGCTCGCGACGCTCGTCCACGCCACGGCGGGTGAGTGAGAAGCAGGGAGCCCCGCTCCACGTCGACGTGTCGCGGTTCGCCCGCGTGGAACACGAGGACGACGGCCGACCAGTCGTCGGCTCAGTAGGCGAACGCGCCCGCCCGGACCGACGAGCTTCCGGCCCCGACGCCGCTCCGTTCCGGGTGAGCAGGGAGCGGTCGCCGTCCACGGGGCGCCACGGCGTCGCCTCGGGGAGGACATCGCGGGCGTCCACGGGGGTGAGTCGTCGCCGAGGGGCCGGCTCACTCCGGGTCCACCTCCCCACGCTCGGTCGGCTCGACCGCGAACGGACTCCCGCCCTCGCGCCACGACCAGCCGGGGAGCCGCGTCTGGAACCCAGCCGCTAGCGCCGCGTCGAGGTCGTCGGCGCCGGCGGCGTCGTCCGGTCCGCCGTGGGTCCGCGTGTCCGCGAAGTGGAACGTCGCCTCCGCCAGCAGCGCGAGCGGCTGCCCGCCGGCGATGGTCGCGGCGAGGCGACGCCCGAGCAGTTCGTCGACGACGAACCCGGGGTAGTCGCCCGCGACGTCGAGGTCGCGGAGGAGCCCGGCGAGCGCGGCGACGTTGACCGCGCGGTCGCCGTCGGCGAACACGCGGTCGACCTCGCGGCGGTACTGCTCGTCGGTGACGCTCGCGACCTCGGTGTCGAACTGGTCGCCGAGGGCGGCGCGGGTGTCGTTGCACAGCGGGACGACGACGGGGGCGCGCTCGCGCAGTCGGTCGCGCTCGGCCGCGACCGAGTCCGGGGTGAGTCGCATACCGTGTCGTGGGACGGCGGCGCGGTAGTGGTTTGCGAAGGGTTTTATAACACCGAGGGAATACGGGGAGACAAGCGGGTTTTCCGTCGCCCACGCACGGGCAGCTTCACGGAGCCTCCCGTACTCATGCAGTCTTCCACTCACAGTCGACCCGAGGGCGTAGCGACCGACAGCCGCGCCCCGCGGGACCCGCGACGATCCGCTCAGTTATGAGTCAAGTCGAGAAACAACTGGAACAGACGAAAGCACAGATCGAGTCCGAGATCCCGAACGACGTCTCCGTCACCGACGTGAAGTACGAGGGGCCGGAGCTGGTTATCTACACGCGCCACCCCAAGGAGTTCGCCCAGAACGGCGACCTCGTTCGGCGACTCGCCTCCAAACTCCGCAAGCGGATCACCGTCCGCCCTCACCCGGACGTGCTCTCCGACCCTCGCGACGCGCGAGCGAAGATCGAAGAGATCATCCCCGAGGACGCCGGCGTCACCGACCTCGACTTCCACGAGGACACCGGCGAGGTCGTCATCGAGGCCGAGAAGCCCGGCATGGTGATCGGCCGCCGCGGCTCCACCCTCCGGGAGATCACCCGCGAGGTCGGCTGGACCCCCGAGGTCGTCCGCACGCCCCCCATCGAGTCCTCCACCGTCTCCAACGTCCGCAACTTCCTGAAACAGGAGCGCGAGGAGCGCCGCGACATCCTCGAACGCGTCGGCCGCACCATCCACCGCGAGGAGATGGCCGACGAGCAGTGGGTGCGCATCACGACCCTCGGCTGCTGTCGCGAGGTCGGCCGCGCCTCGTTCATCCTCAACACCGCCGAGACGCGCGTCCTCATCGACTGCGGCGACAAGCCCGGCGCTGAGGGCGAGGTGCCGTACCTCCAGGTGCCGGAGGCGCTCGGCGCGGGCGCACAGAACATCGACGCGGTCGTGCTCACCCACGCCCACCTGGACCACTCGGCGCTCATCCCGCTGCTGTTCAAGTACGGCTACGACGGCCCGATCTACTGTACGGAGCCGACGCGGGACCTGATGGGCCTGCTCACGCTCGACTACCTCGACGTCGCGAGCAAGGAGGGGCGCACGCCGCCGTACGAGTCGGCGCAGGTGCGCGAAGCGATCAAACACACCATCCCGCTGGAGTACGGCGACGTGACCGACATCGCGCCGGACGTGAAGCTCACGTTCCACAACGCGGGCCACATCCTCGGGTCGGCCGTCTCGCACTTCCACATCGGCGACGGCCTGTACAACGTCTGCTTCTCGGGCGACATCCACTACGACGACACGCGCCTGTTCAACGGCGCGGTCA
It encodes the following:
- the mch gene encoding methenyltetrahydromethanopterin cyclohydrolase, which translates into the protein MDSLNRMAVELVDEALDFADELNIAGYELDSGATVVDFGVDADGGLEAGLLLAEIQTAGLATLQSRMGRVDGSPTPYVELTTDHPGVALLGCQKAGWELDMPGFAGLGSGPARALVGEEREFQALDYFDEFDLTVLCVESAALPGDDVAEHVAERANVNEQAVFLPTTALGSTAGSVTAAARAAELAVFRLFELGYDPENVQSAAGSAPVAPVSYDETEAMGRTNDAVAYGGEVHLTVSEEFDRFDELPSSAADEYGRPFAEVFADADYDFYEVDESVFAPAAVTVDVLDGPTYALGDTHEDLLAESFDYR
- a CDS encoding J domain-containing protein, which produces MDRDVLVLGIAAVLAGLTATLVTLGLTHSPFILVAALPTGAGAYFMWYQASGRMREDLRARAARERASAGRRRAPGGDSRFAREARERARMGDGGRVGAGRGRGPGGARAGAGAGASATATAGMPPGDARRTLGVDAGVSQSELKAAYRDRVKETHPDSGGDEEAFKRVNRAYETLKDD
- a CDS encoding GTPBP1 family GTP-binding protein, with the protein product MGADRAVLTRTIERGEQEGGNVEFKTRLTRAVHLADGRMESLAAQLRHRVLSGDGEALYVVGVTDDGGIAGIAPAAFSESMDVLSLLAEEADAHIHDVETWAAGTGETEGGLVGLATIREGAAFAGEDDHIVVGTAGHVDHGKSTLVGTLVTGQADDGDGGTRSYLDVQPHEMERGLSADLSYGVYGFDDDGPVRTDNPDRKSDRARVVEEADRLVSFVDTVGHEPWLRTTIRGLVGQKLDYGLLVVAADDGPTKTTREHLGILLAMELPTLVAITKVDAAPDGRVEEVEREVESMLRDVGKTPLLVERHGVATAVDEVGDGVVPVLLTSAVTRQGLPELDRMLETLPKRADDADADFRMYVDRAYDVKGVGAVASGTIRSGEVEAGDELLLGPMPDGSFREVEVRSIEMHYHRVDKARAGRIVGIALKGVREAEVERGMALVPRDATPRPVRSFDAEVMVLNHPTRIQDGYEPVVHLETVSEAAVFSPEGGRLLPGDTGETEVRFKFRPYLVEEGQRFVFREGRSKGVGTVTGVRYADE
- the gltB gene encoding glutamate synthase large subunit, coding for MTEPDASARVEGLADPDDERSNCGVGAVVDLDGGRSHEVVSDALELLENLEHRGTTGAEQNTGDGAGIMIERPDEFFRAVVGELPETYAVGSLFMPVDDAVRGDLEELFESTLADYDLEVVAWRDVPTDAAGADLGETALDSEPDVRQAFVAPASGADLDEETFDRRLYVARRAVESAVEGVDGGERFYVCSLDRQRVVYKGLLKADQIDAYYPDLRDDRLASGVALVHARFSTNTLGAWHLAHPYRNVVHNGEFNTIQGNVNWMRARQSDLADGGFTDEELDAVRPVISDPNQSDTASVDETLDLLLQGGRELPHALRMMIPEAYRKDDAMSAERRDFYDYHASLVEPWDGPALVIGFDGDRVAGVLDRNGLRPCRYDVTTDGRLVMGSEVGALDHDPSEVRERGRLRPGETFVADRNEGRVLDDREVFADLTDERYGEWVDAEQRDLAEVTAAADPAPETGPDGDLRAKQAAFGYTTDQLNHLIGPMAEQGKDPVGSMGDDTPLSVLSEFDRPLFTYFKQLFAQVSNPPIDYIREELVTSMETRLGPQRNLLGETPEHARQVANDSPVLTEAETATLRELGDATDGALTSVTLDTTFDPDDSLQAAVEDLRAAAADAVRDGADVVVLSDRGMGPDRIHVPSLLATGAVHHHLVREGLRARAGLVVESGDPREVHHVACLVGYGAGAVCPYLAYDTVRDIVAGPDGADEEEALAAYRAALEQGLLKTMAKMGISTVESYQGAQIFEAVGLDSDLVREYFEGTEIRTNGIGLPEIESDLRDRYDVGFGEDPKLETQGEYEHRSTGIKHGWNPHSVNALHRAVREGDREAFEEFSAQVNDPDTPAELRNLLDIDNDRDPIPVDDVEPVDEIAKRFSTAAMSLGSLSPEQHENNAIAMNRIGAKSNTGEGGEPPERFDTERNCNVKQVASGRFGVTSNYLTSAEEIQIKMAQGSKPGEGGHLPGAKVNEYIAHVRYSTPGVGLISPPPLHDIYSIEDLKQLIYDLKAANPEADINVKLVSEAGIGTIAAGVAKAEADVVHISGHSGGTGASPKTSIKNAGLPWELGVAEANQMLRATGLRDRITVSTDGGLKTGRDVAVAALLGAEEYSFGTGALVSSGCVMARQCHQNTCPVGVATQREDLRDRFPGEPEHVINYMQFIAQELREIMADLGFETVDEMVGRVDCLSQRDTDHPKASKLDLSALIAEPGDDGPRHKVREQDHPDVDDALDWDLLEELGDAVERGEPAALSADVDNTDRAVGATLSNRISRAHGEDGLPAGTLDLDFRGQAGQSFGAFLAGGVDAHLVGAANDYVGKGLSGGTVVVQTPADAAFEADENILIGNVALYGATAGEAYVNGMAGERFAVRNSGVKAVVEGVGDHGCEYMTGGVVAVLGEVGRNFAAGMSGGVAYVHDPDDELAAKTNHGMVSLSDDLTDQDEAMLRRLVENHRARTDSDRAAELLADWESVASEFTRVLPDAYAEVIAEGRGDDVREELPEVAEGGAATAEFGAGAVGDD